CAGCGACTCCTGCACGCGGTTGAAGGTCGTCCACAGATCGTCGGACGTGTCGTCGGCACGGCGCGGGCGCAGGATCTGAGCTTCCGTCACGGGCGCCGGTGCCTTCGTCGTGTCGTAGCGGAGCGCGAGCGCTGCCTTAGCGAACGCATGCTGTTCATGCGGCGCCAACCGGAGGCTAGACATTTCCTCCTTGACTTCGCGAATCAGGCCGAAGCCGTCGAGCACCTCGTAGGCGCCCGACACAACGTCGTCGACCACATTGCCCTTGTGCCGGACGCGCACGTCGTGTGTCTTGTCGCCGATCACCAGACCGTTAGAACAGACATAGCGAAAGTAGCCCCCCATCATTTGGTAGCTCGAGCTGCCATCGTGGCTATTGAGAAGAATGATCTCGGGGCTGTCGGCCTTGCAGATCTGCGTTGCGTGGCGCAAGCGAATCATGTGCTTCGCATGCTCGCGCTTGCCTTGATCGCGCACGCGCGACTGGCAGGCCATGAACGGTTGGAACCCTTCCGCGCGCAGTTTTTCGATGACGGCGATCGTCGGAATGTAGGTGTAGCGTTCCGACCGAGACGCGTGCTTGTCGTCCGCGAATATCGAAGGCGCCACGCGGCGGATCTGGTCGTCGGTCAAGGGCGAGTGGGAGCGAACGATGTTGGCGGTGCGGCTGAAATTCGAGGCAAGGCGCATAGCATTTCTCCAGTGGGTTGAGGATGGGTGTCGAGCTGACCGGGACCGAAGATTCGGAGCCCCGCGTAGGGGTTGTGCGGTTTCGTTCCGGCCTCGGCTTCCTGCTGCCGCCGGTCCCGTGAGTTCGTCGCCCTGCGACACACGGAGCGCGGGCGCGGGGCCGTGCCAGGGCGGCCGCCTGCGGCCGGCGAAGCGAACCCTTGCGCGGCCCCGCGGCAGTGCTACGGTCGCGATTTGGGCGACGAACGGACGGGACTGGACGGAGCGCGCGGGCTGGAAGGGAAGCGCTCGCCGCGCGGCGAGCGCCGATTCGGGGCATCGCCCCGACTGAATAGCAGTGTTGGGCGTTCGCGAGCGCGTCACGCCCGGGTGCTCGAGCACAATGGGCTCAGCGCGCGGCGCGAGCCCGCGATCCGGCGGGTCACGCAGGGGAACACTCGAGCTGCGCGGATCTGTGTCGGATGACGGGCGCACCAGTGCGGCCGCATGCCGAGCAGCCGGGCGCAGCGCCGGCGGCACGTCGATCACGTGCAGCCGCGCCGGCGGCGCCGTCAGGCTAGAACAGCGACAGTTGTGCGGGAGACTTGGACTCGCGCGCGCGATCGGCCGACGCATCGTGCTCGAGCCACGGGTCCGCGTCGGTCTCGTCGTCAGGTGCGACAGCGCGCGCAACGGGCGCAACGCATCGGGCGGCAGCACGCGCGATCGCTTCGAACTCGGCTAGCGTGGTGGCCGCCAGCGCGTCGCTCGCCTGCTCGGACGTCGAGCACTCGACGCTCGCATAGACACCGTCATATCGTCGCGATACGCCGAACAGCCCGGCCCTCGCGTCGCGCGGAATGTAGGCGATGAGCCGGGTACCGTACCAGTCATCGGTCTTGCGCGCCCATGCCCTGTCGATATAGTCACGGACAAGTCCGTGCGCGGCCGCCACCTCGGCGCCGCGTCGGATGTGCTCTTGGTAGCGATAGTCCCGAGCGGTTCGGAAGTTCGGGAGATCCAGATATCGCTGACGCATTGCCGCGCTCCTGGTGGTGTGGGGCGGGGCACCGCATCCGGCAGGTGCCCCGCTTCGTCTTCAATGGACATCGCTGCGCGCGAACAGGGCGGCTGCCGTCGGCGATCGCGGAAACCCGGTGACATCGGTCCCCCCGCACAGGATCTCGTCGACGTCGGATTGGAGGCAGCTTCCGGTGCGCTGTCCACCTGTGCGGTGGACGCCCTCGATCTCGACGCCGCAGAGGGCGCCGGCTCGATAGCGCTCAACGGTTATCGCCGCGCGGTCGTCCGGCGAGAGCCGATCCCTGTACCGCCGCTCGCAGGTGGTGAGAGCGCGTTCGACGGCGGCATCGCTGAAAGCGCGGGTGAGCGAGATGCGATCCGCAGCGAGGCGAACCGTGCGGTATCCGACCGGCGTGAGCGTGAAATGCTCGACGGCCACGGCGCGGCCGCCGTGGGCGAGGCGTCGGGCCTGCAACGGGTGAACGAAGCGGCCCACCTGGTCGGCGCGCGGACCGTCCGTCCATGCCACGTCGAGTAGCGTGCCGGCGCCCGTCGAATGCACGGACACGGCGAAGAGGCAGGACGGGAATGCCTCGCCGAGGATCTTCTGCACCAGTTGCGCGGTGTCTACCAGGGTCAGCACGGTGACCAGAGCGAGGGGTTGTTGAACAGCGGTGACAGAGGCTTCTTTCTCGACGCGGCGCGCGCGAGTGGCAGCGGGACGATTCATCATGACCAGTCTCCAGGTTCGATCGGAATGCGGGCAGCACGCGCCGGACCGAGCCGGCGCGTTGCGGGTTACGAAAAGTAGGCGCTCATGAGTTGGCGAAGCGAGGCGGCAAGCGCGAGCGCGCCGGCGAGGAGCGGGGTTAGCTCGTCGTCGTATTCACCCAGGACGTTCCAGCCGCGATCGCCGTAAATGAACCGGATCGCACCGACGCAGCCCTCGCCATCCCTAGACCGGACATAGAGCGTTTCCTCGCCGGTGGCCATGAGCGGGGCCATGATCACGTCGAGGCGGCTCGTGAGCGGCGTGGCCCATCGCTGGCCGTCGTGGAGCCTGACCACGTGGCCGGCGCCAAGGAAGCTCGCGACCGCGCAGGCGACGATCGTGCGCTCGACCATCGCGCGGAGGATCTCGACCTCGTCCCGATGCGGGTGAGCGGCGACGTACGCGGCCGTATGGGTATCCGTGAACCGCCCGGCGCGCACCTGGGCGCACAGCTTGCCCAGGATCTCGTAGGCGTCGGTCAGGAACTCGTCCGCATCGTGGGTCATGTCGTTCGCTCCAGGGCGTGTGGAACCCGCGTCGATGGGCCGGTCGAGTTGCGAGGAAAATTCAGGCGTGCTCGGTTGACGAGTGCCTGCCTGGCGGTGAGCCTCGGGGGGTCCGGGGGGAACGCCCGGGACGTTGGTGGGGTTGGGTTGGTCGGGGGTGGTTGCGCTCACGTTTTCGTCCTTTCGTTCGGGTTGTGGATCTGCCATTGGGAGCCGCCTCGACGCGTTTTTAGCGCGCGCCGGCCGGGCCACAAGGGCACGTCCTGGCGCGGTTGGTGCGCGGCGCAGCCCTGCACCAACCGTGACAGGACGTGGGCGCGGCGCTCGCCCGGAAGCCGCACGCGGAGCGCAGGCGAAGCCGAGCACCGAACGGGTGAGGACGAGTGCCGCGCCGAACCCTTGTGGCCCGGCCGGCGTGCGCTATGCGTCGAAAAGGGGCGGCTCTCGGTGGCAGATCCACGCGCCTAACCCGAATGAAAGGATGGAGCGCAACCACGCGCCTTCCCCGGCCGAGCCGACCACACGGCCCGGGGCGTTTCCGCCCCGGGTCCCCTCGCCCGGCGTAGCCGGGCGCTGGCCCTGCTGTACGCCCGCGATCAGCGGGCGCGTCACCCACGACCAGCCGTTAGCCCGCGCCGGCGGGCTCGTCGTCCACGAAGCGGTGCCGAACCGCGACCGCATGGCCACGCCCGAAGCGCGACGCGCGCGGCACGACGGGGTACCCGCGCCGGCGGGCAAGTTCGTCACGCCCTGGTGTTCGCCGGCGCGCATCGGGCGCGCAGCAGGGCCCGGCCCGCAGAGCGAGAGCTCGGCGCGCCGCGGTGGGCGATGCGCGGCCATGCGAGTGCGGTATGCTCACGGGATCATCGTCTTCAGACTCGACACATGCTGATACGAGAGAGCAGATCACGCGTCACGCTGCTGCGAGCAGCATCGAATCGCGCACAAACGCCGGCCGAGCCGGCAAAACGGGGCCGGCCGCGGAAACACACGGTCATCGGGGCATTTCGAGCCACGGACGGCGTGCCGGAGGAGATCCTGAGCAGCCTGGGTGCGGCCGAACGGAAGGCCCTTGAGCGGTGGATGGCGGCGTTTCGGGAGAGTCAGGCGCGGGCGGCCGCGGCGCCGGTGCTGGCGAGCGCCCGCCTGCGACTGGACGAGCTCGTGAGCGCGCTCGATGCGGCGGCCGACACGCTCACGTCAACGGAAGCGGATGCGCTCTGGGAGCGGCTGCAGGCCGTGAAGCAATCGCTTCGCCGAGCTGGCCATGCGCGGCCGGCGACGAAGAAGCGGCCGCCGCCGGCGCCGATCGGCCAGCGCGACCTGGTCGACGAGCTGCAGGCGTCGAACGACGCGCGGTAGCCGAGCAGGCGGCAGCAGACCGCCTGGCGACGCTCGAACGAATACCGAACCATGCCCAGATCCCTCCCGAAGCACGCCCGCCACGTCGCGCAATCGCGGCTGCACAGGCGCACGCTGCTGCCGCTGTCCACGAAGGCCGTCGATGCGATGGCACTGAAGTATCACACTGCGCTCGCAGCACTCAAGGTCGGGCGCGGGACCGAGCGCTGCGTCGAGCTGCTGCTGCAGTTGACCACGATCGCGCGGTTCATCGGGGAAGAGAGCACGGTGAGGCTCGACCCGGTGCTGCTCGAGGAGCTGGCGAACGTCTTGCGGGCGGCGATCGAGCGAGGTCACGCAACGGGCCAATGGTTCGTTGATGCAGTGCATCAGGATCTGTGCGCGGCGCTGGTGATCGAGCACGAGCGGCAATTGCGCGTAACGCCGATCGGCACGCTGGAGCGGGCGCTGGATCGAGTCAGGCATTTCGTCTCGGCTCATCGCCCGGCCGGGCTTTAGCGTCGCCCGCGCCTGGGCGGCATGACGGTTCCGCGCGCCAGGCCGATTGCGGTGCCGCCGTTTTGACGAGACCGCGTCCGACAGGCCGGTGCGGTACGTCGCACGCGGCCAGTCGGGCGTGTCGCCTGTGCCGTTATTCGGCCGCCGGCTGCGCAGGCGGCTCGGTGCGCTTGGCGTCGGTTAGATAGACCGCCACCAGCGCGCCGTGGCGAATCATCGTTCGAACCCGGTGGCGGCCCGTCTGCTCGGCGCCAGCAGGTAGCGTGACGTCGGGCCGAAAGTGCGCCGGCCGGTTCGCGCCCACCCCGAGTTCGCGCGTCCCCTTGTAGTCGCGATGTATTTGCTTCCATTGAGCCTGCGTCATGTGATGGAAGTCCGGGCCGGCATAGTTGCACAAGGGCGGGAGCTTGCTGGCGGTCTTCGCGGCGGCCGCTTGGTCAACGCTCGGCGCTCGATAGTCGCGCACCTTTTCGATGCCGCCGTTTTCGCCCAACATCGCGCGCTCGTAGATAAGGCGGCATTCGAGGTGGTTGATCCAGCGGTCGTTGTGAGCGATGGCGCGGGTTTGGGTCTCGAGGTAGCTGGCGACGATCGCGTGATATTCGTCCCGCCGGCTCTCGAGGGTGCGCCACAGATCGGGTGCGACGCGGTATGCGATGGCCAGCGCTTGTTCCCTGGTCAGCTGTGCGGGCGAAAAAGAGGCTACGAGCGCTTCCCGATCAAGCTTGCTGCGCTGCCGCGCTCGCAGGTCTGCCTCGAGGCGCTTGATACGCCGGTGGCGCACATCGGGACGTTCCTTGTATTGCGCGTTCGCGATCGCCGCGCGTGCTCGGCGCTGCCAGTATTCGCTCTTGTCCCACAACGTGAGCGCCTGGCGGATGCTGGCGTCCATGCGCGCAAGGTCGCGGCGATGCCGACCTTCGCTGTGGTGCCCGACCAAGATCGGTTGGCCCAACGGGATATGCTCTGCGATTGCGTCAACGGCCGCGCGGCGGGCCTGCGCTTGCGCCTCGGCCCGGTCACTCGCGGCCGCGTACCGTTCAGCCCGTGCCTTGGCGCGCTCGGACAGGCTGGCGTCCTCATCGTCGATCTGTCCGCACAGTTCGATCAGCAGGTCTTCGCGCGGCGGAGTCCACATCGGAGCGACGAAAAGCGACTGCTTCGGCGCGTGGCGAAAGCCGGCTGCGTGGATGCGCTGGTACGTCTCCGAATCGAGCCTGGTTGCAGCGTACAGGCGCAGCTTGTTGTCTTCGGGTGAGTAAGTGGCAGTGAGGGTTTGCATGATTGCTCCGTCGAAAAGCCGCGATCGCCGAATTGGCGCCGACGCGGTATGCCGGGAGACCTCTTACTGAAGACCGCTTTTTGCTGTTGCTGTGGCCTTCCGTTCGTCGTCTCGCGAACAGGCCAGCTACGCCGGACGACGAGTCAAGGAAGAAGCGCGGGGTGGGGCGGGCCGCGCGCAACGCGCGCAACACGGCCCCGCGCGCCTTGACTCGCCGGGCGGCAAAGCTAAGGTCGCGGGAAAGTGACGGCGAGCGGAGGGCACGGCGATGCGGGTGCAAGGTGGAGGCGGGGTACGTGCACGCAGGGGCGGGCTGCAGTCACGGCGAGGCCCGCCCCGTCTCGAGAACCAGGCTTTTCAGGCTACGGCGCCGACAGTTCGCCTTGATGTATAGCTCGATTCGAGCTATACTGACTATGTCAGCGCGGCATTGGGCCAGCACTGTATGTCGAGGAGAGAGTCATGCGCGAATTCCAACACGGTCCGTTTCTGTATTCGGCGAATAATCAACGGTCGATCGCCGGCCGCCCTTGCCTCGACTGGGAGGTCCATTACGACGACCGAGGCCAGGCGCTTTGCTCTATGACTCTCCCCGCCGACTCGACTCAGTCGGCCGTGATCGAGGCTCTTGCCGACTCGGTCGCGTCGTTTCGAAGAAACGCGATGCGCGACGGAGCGGTCGACGTGCTGCAACTGGTGCGTCAGAGCGACGACGTCGTGCTCAGCGGCGTTCCTGTGCGGGCGCTTCCGGCGGGCATGTCGAATTGCCTGATGGATGATCGATTCCCGACCTGGGCGCAGGTCGCCGGCACGACGTTGCGGGTGCCGATGGACATCGCCGAATTCACGGAGCACGTCAGCCAGGCCCGCGCGCCGAAGAACGCCTGGATCGCAGGCCTGCTTCCTGACGAGGTGTTGACGCTCGATGCCGACGAGTGGCGGGCTCCGACGTCGTGGGAGATCCGGCACGTTGTGGGAGAGGGTTCGTTCACCGGGGTCACCGGCGCGCAGGCAGCAGCCCTCGTCGGGGTGGTCCCGCAGAATTTTCGGAAATACACAGCGCGCGAGGGGGCATCGGCGCGTCAATCGATCAGCTTCGCGATGTGGCATGCGCTGCTGCACCGACTTGGCGTGAAGGCGCTCGAAACGGAGGGGGCGTGATGATCGACGTGAAACTGCTCTCCGACGTCGAGCTGGCGCGCCTGATCTCGAGCGCGATGGCGGAGTGGGCGCAGCGGCAAGGGTTCGAGGCACAACAGACCGCTTCGGCGGCCACGGTGGCCGCCGCGGCGCCGCGGCGGCAGCTGAAAAGCGACGCTCACGCTGTCGAAGAGCCGAGCGAAGAGGACAAGCGATTCTGTCTGCACATCGCGCAACGTCTGCGGCGGAGTGACTACATCAAGGCCGACGAGCGCGCGCGAGTTGCCGAAATTGCCCGGACATCGCCGGATTGGGTTCGCCGGCAGGATTTGCCCACGTCGAAGAGCGCCGGGGACTGGGCGAAGGCACGGACAAAAAATAGGATTGGCTACGCGCGGGAGCGCTGATACACTGATTCCGCTGCTGAACAAGCAGCCGGAGGTTGATAGTTTTCTCTCCTGCTCCTGCCGTATAGGCAGCCCGGGGAAGTCAGCTCCTGGTCTGGCGTTTATCTGCCGCATAGGCAGCTTAGTGATGCTAGCTTTCGATCTTCGTATTCGCTGCTGCACAAGCAGCTCAGGTTAGTAAGGAAGTAGGCTTTGCTGCTGAACAGGCAGCTTGGCAACGAGGCCCCGCAATCGCGGGGCCTTTTTCATTTCGTCGAGCCCCGCGGTCGCAGTCCGATCTGGTCGAGCCCCGGGGCCCCGCCAACGGCCACTCCCTCAACCATGGCCAGGCCGACGGCATACGGCGAGGAATGGCCACAAGCTGACACTCAGCATTCCCGCTCGTGAGACCGCTTTAGGCTTGAAAGGAGGCATCCGCAAGTGCGTAGGTCACACGACCAAGTCGCAAATTCGATTGCCGAGGGCCAGAAGGAAGGTGGATATGTCCGTCGCTTCCGCCCGTGTGATGGCCTGCTTTTGATTAGTCACTGGATCGAGATCTGCCTCATGCACAATGGCATTTCGGCGCGTAGCAATCAGCCTCTGCTTGAGCTTGGCGACCTTGTCGGAAATTCCAAGGCCTAAAGCGATCTGCTGCCACTTCTGATCCTCATCCCAAATATAGCTCAGGCCATCGGCAATTTTCTTTGGATCTTGAAAGGATAAAGTGCTGAGTTTTTCGCGGACGATTTCCTCGAAGCGAACTGGCGGCGGCGGAACCGCGCCGGCCGCTAGGCCAGGCAGATGCTGGATGGCGACGGCCTCATTCAAGTATTTGCCCGTCGCCGGTCTTTGGCTCTCAAATATCCTCACCATGCCGATGCGAATCAAATCATGCATCAGCTTGTCAAACGCGCTAACGGCATTAACGACCTGCGAGCGCAGCAAATCATCGAACTGCGCGGGAATGGCGACAGCGTTGCTCAAATGATCGTAGAGGACTCCAAGCTCATCCGCCTGCTGAATGTTTTTATGAAAGACCGCCTTGGCGTTGAGCATAGTCATCAGTTCATGAGGTCCTGCAGCGTCTGTGCAACGGACGCAATCTGGCCATGGATCTGGTCGCGCTTTATGACCATATTGGCCAAGACGGGCCCAGTTGCGCCAAGTTCGTCATCGCGCAGTGCGAACACCGGTACGCCAGCCTGGTGAGAGCGCGGCAGCAAGGCACCGAAGTCCGGGATTTCCTCCAGACAGTAACCGCCATTGCTTAGCGCGTTCGGATACGCATTATCGGGTAGTGTGAGCCCCGCATTTCTGAGAGCGGGATACAGGCGACTCTGGGTGACAGCCTTTATCTCACCGATGTTGTCCCTGTAAGGTGCGGCCGCGCGGCCCCTTCGCACGTTGAAGCGCTGGATGACGGTGCCGGCGAACTTGGGCAGGCCCGGCCGCAGCGGGTATGCCGAATCCTGGAACGCCGTCTCGTTGTTCACCTTCCAGGAGCCCCACCTCGGGAAGATGGTTTCCAGCGTTTGCAACGCCATGATGGAGAACGGGTCAGGGTTCGTTGGGATCAGGACAAAGTCTGAGTTCAGGAAAAGGTTCTGATTGATCGCGCTCAGGCCCGGGTTGAGATCGACGATCGTGTAGTCAATTTGATTAGACTCTTCGACCTGGCGCATTAGCTCGTGGAAGGCACCTGGCAAGTTTTGCAGCGTAGCCAGCGCATTCGAAGTCTGCGCAAAGGTCAGTGAAGCATCGTATTCAGAGAGCGTCGCATGACCGGCCAGCAAGTGCAGCCGCGGTTGGCGGACCGGAGATTTACAGACCACGGGCTGGATGGGCGTGGGCTTGCCCGTGAAGGCTGGCGCGACCCCGTCCTTGATGTTGTGGAGGCGCGTCGCGTCGTCTAGGTAGTACGCATCGAAGTCATCGCCGAGTATCAAACTGGAGAGATTACATTGCGGGTCGGCATCGACCAGCAGGACCCGATGTCCCCGCTCGGCGAGCATCCAGCCCACGTTGTAGACGGTAGTGGTTTTACTGACGCCGCCCTTGTGGTTGAATAAGACCAATCGTTTTGCCATTTCTGGACTCCAAGAAGTGCTTCAGTCGTCAATAGCGGGGAATGATACTCCACCACCGGGGCGCGGGGCGCGGGGGCGATTCGAGGGGCGGTCTCGGCAGTTCAGAGCCGACTGGATCTGGTCGGTCAGTCCGATCCGGTGTTCCGATGTATTGGCTACAACTGAGTCAGCGCGATCGGCGCCGTTCCATCGCCAAGATGGCGGACATGATGTGATGTCGCCGCCCCCTGCGACCGCAATCGGCACCGGTGCTAATGACTACGATTCGCGGCCTAGCGGTCGCCTATTCTAGACGAGTGATGGACCGCTTCGGGTCGCCTAACGCCGTTCGCGGCGCGCCAGAACAGCCGTTCGCTGCCCCAGGCACGTGCTATCGTCGGAAACGGCTCGCGACGGCTAGACACTCATGACATGTTGCTGGCCAACGTCGGGCCAAAAGGGCTATGCGGGCGGCGCCCAGCTCAAGCGAATGGGGGCAGGACAGATTGTTGCGCTCACAACCAATTTGACATAATGGAATTTAACGGCGCCGCAGCTGTAGTCGTCTTGGGAAGCGTCGAATTTTCTGGTAGCGCACTGCTGGACAATCGGTTCTCGTGCCGACGCCGCTCTATAGAAACCGGCGTCGGGGTCGCCGCCCCGCAAAGAATTTTCCCCATTTCCCCATCCTCTTAT
This genomic window from Burkholderia glumae LMG 2196 = ATCC 33617 contains:
- a CDS encoding HEPN domain-containing protein translates to MTMLNAKAVFHKNIQQADELGVLYDHLSNAVAIPAQFDDLLRSQVVNAVSAFDKLMHDLIRIGMVRIFESQRPATGKYLNEAVAIQHLPGLAAGAVPPPPVRFEEIVREKLSTLSFQDPKKIADGLSYIWDEDQKWQQIALGLGISDKVAKLKQRLIATRRNAIVHEADLDPVTNQKQAITRAEATDISTFLLALGNRICDLVV
- a CDS encoding LPD29 domain-containing protein, translated to MMNRPAATRARRVEKEASVTAVQQPLALVTVLTLVDTAQLVQKILGEAFPSCLFAVSVHSTGAGTLLDVAWTDGPRADQVGRFVHPLQARRLAHGGRAVAVEHFTLTPVGYRTVRLAADRISLTRAFSDAAVERALTTCERRYRDRLSPDDRAAITVERYRAGALCGVEIEGVHRTGGQRTGSCLQSDVDEILCGGTDVTGFPRSPTAAALFARSDVH
- a CDS encoding ParA family protein — protein: MAKRLVLFNHKGGVSKTTTVYNVGWMLAERGHRVLLVDADPQCNLSSLILGDDFDAYYLDDATRLHNIKDGVAPAFTGKPTPIQPVVCKSPVRQPRLHLLAGHATLSEYDASLTFAQTSNALATLQNLPGAFHELMRQVEESNQIDYTIVDLNPGLSAINQNLFLNSDFVLIPTNPDPFSIMALQTLETIFPRWGSWKVNNETAFQDSAYPLRPGLPKFAGTVIQRFNVRRGRAAAPYRDNIGEIKAVTQSRLYPALRNAGLTLPDNAYPNALSNGGYCLEEIPDFGALLPRSHQAGVPVFALRDDELGATGPVLANMVIKRDQIHGQIASVAQTLQDLMN
- a CDS encoding DUF3560 domain-containing protein; protein product: MQTLTATYSPEDNKLRLYAATRLDSETYQRIHAAGFRHAPKQSLFVAPMWTPPREDLLIELCGQIDDEDASLSERAKARAERYAAASDRAEAQAQARRAAVDAIAEHIPLGQPILVGHHSEGRHRRDLARMDASIRQALTLWDKSEYWQRRARAAIANAQYKERPDVRHRRIKRLEADLRARQRSKLDREALVASFSPAQLTREQALAIAYRVAPDLWRTLESRRDEYHAIVASYLETQTRAIAHNDRWINHLECRLIYERAMLGENGGIEKVRDYRAPSVDQAAAAKTASKLPPLCNYAGPDFHHMTQAQWKQIHRDYKGTRELGVGANRPAHFRPDVTLPAGAEQTGRHRVRTMIRHGALVAVYLTDAKRTEPPAQPAAE
- a CDS encoding DUF932 domain-containing protein, with translation MRLASNFSRTANIVRSHSPLTDDQIRRVAPSIFADDKHASRSERYTYIPTIAVIEKLRAEGFQPFMACQSRVRDQGKREHAKHMIRLRHATQICKADSPEIILLNSHDGSSSYQMMGGYFRYVCSNGLVIGDKTHDVRVRHKGNVVDDVVSGAYEVLDGFGLIREVKEEMSSLRLAPHEQHAFAKAALALRYDTTKAPAPVTEAQILRPRRADDTSDDLWTTFNRVQESLVRGGLPGRNAAGRRSRTREVTGIDQDVRLNRSLWILADALRDRIR